A single window of Arcobacter venerupis DNA harbors:
- a CDS encoding zonular occludens toxin domain-containing protein → MLCLLVGPPGGGKTLYAVDKIIKIANNEADEFKKIQYVYTNISGFNFNKFQDNKVVFDRFIFDNFYTHLKSLFALFLQNEDEDNLDDILQAYCKQHNLLNAYFIIDEANNFFDNQDKVKMWWLTYHRHLNHEILLITVNKSLINTQYRNIPEIFIKAQPRSKAISKNVLRYFNYTEYRMTQKFSTTEITINKSYFDLYKSGNTSNQKRVGIKYIILFFFFVLFFICVFSYFVYKLYFSNSVTQQDNKNNSVPLNQTQNNTKNATFLENQTQQTPINLHSQVNNSISVDPLEDNLKLFKFNCFEKFCYYKLDKKNTVEIPSNILKTYLLNIDIDKKFTEIKHNRLVIYVLVNENKFNFLDKGVKNENDKQNNVFSFPNVGLSK, encoded by the coding sequence ATGCTTTGTTTATTAGTAGGTCCTCCAGGTGGAGGTAAAACACTTTATGCAGTTGATAAAATTATAAAAATTGCAAATAATGAAGCTGATGAATTTAAAAAAATACAGTATGTTTATACTAATATCTCAGGTTTCAATTTTAATAAATTTCAAGATAATAAAGTTGTATTTGATAGATTTATATTTGATAATTTTTATACTCATCTTAAATCTTTATTTGCTCTTTTTTTACAAAATGAAGATGAAGACAATTTAGATGATATTTTACAAGCTTACTGTAAACAACACAACCTTTTAAATGCTTATTTCATTATTGATGAAGCTAACAACTTCTTTGATAATCAAGATAAAGTTAAAATGTGGTGGCTAACTTATCATAGACATTTAAATCATGAAATACTTTTAATTACTGTTAATAAATCTTTGATTAATACTCAATATAGAAACATTCCAGAAATATTTATAAAAGCTCAACCAAGAAGTAAAGCAATTTCTAAAAATGTATTAAGATATTTTAATTATACAGAATATAGAATGACTCAAAAATTTTCAACTACTGAAATTACTATTAATAAATCTTATTTTGATTTATATAAAAGTGGAAATACTTCTAATCAAAAAAGAGTTGGTATTAAATACATTATTTTATTTTTCTTTTTTGTATTGTTTTTTATTTGTGTATTTTCTTATTTTGTTTATAAATTATATTTTTCAAATAGTGTGACGCAACAGGACAATAAAAATAATTCCGTTCCACTTAATCAAACTCAAAATAATACAAAAAACGCGACTTTTTTAGAAAATCAAACTCAACAAACTCCGATTAATTTACATAGTCAAGTTAATAATTCAATATCAGTTGATCCATTAGAAGATAATTTGAAATTATTTAAATTTAATTGCTTTGAAAAGTTTTGTTATTACAAACTAGATAAAAAAAATACTGTTGAAATTCCATCAAATATATTAAAAACTTATTTGTTAAACATTGATATAGATAAAAAATTTACTGAAATAAAACACAATAGATTAGTTATCTATGTTCTTGTAAATGAGAATAAATTTAATTTTTTAGATAAAGGGGTAAAAAATGAAAATGATAAACAAAATAATGTTTTTTCTTTTCCTAATGTTGGGCTTTCAAAATAG